A genomic stretch from Oreochromis aureus strain Israel breed Guangdong linkage group 17, ZZ_aureus, whole genome shotgun sequence includes:
- the LOC120433928 gene encoding angiopoietin-related protein 5-like, with the protein MKSLVVYCGLILAFLLSCTEQAGVKRQDKAGSPQGTDCTQIKTLSPRASSGVYTIQPNGAMNKFKVYCEMRPDGGWTVFQKRSGGAVSFRRKWAAYKTGFGNLTQDHWLGLKKIFYLTKDKSKKWAMRVDLWDHEDGTAFAEYKNFRLGNEKTAFKLHVGKYRGNAGDAIRGAYKGIDQNGYGFSTVDRDNDGCSPCIFGDIADRACTFREGGGWWYSKCGSANLNGDWHSYGEHIGWASGLHWRTWKPPAPYSAKATKMMIKSV; encoded by the exons ATGAAGAGTCTGGTTGTGTATTGTGGACTCATCCTGGCATTTCTTTTGAGCTGCACAGAACAGGCTGGGGTGAAA AGACAGGACAAAGCAGGTTCTCCTCAAG GAACAGACTGCACACAGATTAAGACTCTGTCACCACGAGCATCCAGTGGCGTTTATACGATCCAGCCGAATGGAGCCATGAACAAGTTTAAG GTTTACTGTGAGATGCGTCCAGATGGAGGCTGGACGGTGTTTCAAAAACGAAGCGGAGGAGCCGTTTCTTTCCGCAGAAAATGGGCAGCATATAAAACTGGCTTTGGAAACCTGACAC AGGACCACTGGCTCGGGCTGAAGAAGATTTTTTATCTTACCAAAGATAAGTCCAAGAAGTGGGCGATGAGGGTGGATCTGTGGGATCATGAAGATGGGACTGCTTTCGCTGAGTACAAAAACTTTAGACTGGGAAATGAGAAAACCGCGTTCAAACTACATGTTGGGAAGTACCGTGGAAATGCAG GTGATGCCATCCGTGGTGCCTACAAAGGCATTGATCAGAATGGCTATGGCTTTAGCACAGTTGACCGCGATAATGATGGCTGCTCCCCCTGCATCTTTGGTGACATTGCTGATAGGGCATGTACCTTTAGAGAGGGCGGCGGGTGGTGGTACAGCAAGTGTGGGTCCGCCAATTTAAACGGTGACTGGCATTCCTACGGTGAACACATAGGTTGGGCTTCGGGCCTCCACTGGCGCACCTGGAAACCACCTGCACCATACTCAGCCAAGGCCACAAAAATGATGATCAAGTCGGTGTGA